In a genomic window of uncultured Flavobacterium sp.:
- a CDS encoding DNA starvation/stationary phase protection protein, which yields MSLHIGITPKNLKKSTSILATILSNEMTLYVKTRKFHWNISGNSFMELHKLFEDQYRVLEANIDEVAERISQLGEKTIGTMKEFIENSTLKESPKEYASQKHMLEELLENHEQLVTEFRNYIPVFETENNDIGSADFITGLLQEHEKMAWVLRRYQV from the coding sequence ATGAGTCTGCATATCGGAATAACGCCAAAAAACTTAAAAAAGAGTACTTCAATATTAGCCACGATTTTATCGAACGAAATGACTTTATATGTAAAAACCAGAAAATTTCACTGGAATATTTCCGGAAACAGTTTTATGGAATTGCATAAATTATTTGAAGATCAATACCGAGTTTTAGAAGCGAATATCGATGAAGTTGCAGAACGCATTAGTCAGCTTGGCGAAAAAACGATTGGAACGATGAAGGAGTTTATAGAAAATTCGACTTTAAAAGAATCTCCAAAAGAATATGCTTCGCAAAAACATATGCTTGAGGAACTTTTAGAAAATCACGAACAATTGGTAACCGAGTTTAGAAACTATATTCCTGTTTTTGAAACTGAAAATAATGATATTGGTTCAGCCGATTTTATAACCGGATTGCTTCAGGAACATGAAAAAATGGCCTGGGTTCTGCGTCGTTATCAGGTATAA
- the prfA gene encoding peptide chain release factor 1, producing the protein MLDRLQIVKQRFDEISDLIIQPDVISDQKRYVQLNQEYKNLKALAEKRDEYVLLMANIDEANEIIADGSDADMVEMAKMQLDEAKERLPELEEEIKFMLIPKDPEDAKNVMVEIRAGTGGDEASIFAGDLFRMYTKYCENQGWRTSVVDMNEGTSGGFKEVIFEVSGEDVYGTLKFEAGVHRVQRVPQTETQGRVHTSAATVMVLPEAEEFDVQIDMNDVRVDFFCSSGPGGQSVNTTKSAVRLTHIPTGLVAQCQDQKSQHKNKDKALNVLRSRLYEQELAKKEAEDATKRTSQVSSGDRSAKIRTYNYAQGRVTDHRVGLTLYDLGNIMNGDIQKIVAELQLVNNMEKLKEASEVF; encoded by the coding sequence ATGTTAGATAGACTTCAAATAGTAAAACAACGTTTTGACGAGATTTCGGATTTGATTATCCAGCCGGATGTTATTTCTGATCAGAAACGTTATGTGCAATTGAATCAAGAGTACAAAAACTTGAAAGCATTGGCTGAAAAGCGTGATGAATATGTGCTTTTGATGGCTAATATAGATGAGGCAAACGAAATTATTGCTGACGGAAGTGATGCAGATATGGTCGAAATGGCCAAAATGCAACTAGATGAAGCAAAAGAAAGATTGCCGGAACTTGAGGAAGAAATCAAGTTTATGTTGATCCCTAAAGATCCTGAAGATGCTAAAAACGTGATGGTCGAGATTCGTGCCGGAACGGGTGGAGATGAAGCAAGTATCTTTGCAGGAGATTTATTTAGAATGTATACTAAATATTGTGAGAATCAGGGTTGGAGAACTTCTGTGGTAGATATGAACGAAGGAACTTCTGGAGGTTTCAAAGAGGTTATTTTTGAAGTTTCGGGAGAGGATGTTTACGGAACTTTGAAGTTTGAAGCTGGTGTTCACCGTGTACAACGTGTTCCTCAGACTGAAACGCAAGGTCGTGTGCATACATCTGCAGCTACTGTTATGGTTTTGCCGGAAGCAGAAGAGTTTGATGTACAAATTGATATGAACGATGTTCGTGTTGATTTCTTCTGTTCATCTGGACCTGGAGGACAATCTGTAAATACGACGAAATCTGCTGTACGTTTAACGCACATTCCAACTGGATTGGTGGCGCAATGTCAGGATCAGAAATCACAACACAAGAATAAAGATAAAGCGTTGAACGTTTTACGTTCTCGTTTGTACGAACAAGAATTGGCTAAAAAAGAAGCTGAAGATGCTACAAAACGTACTTCTCAGGTTAGTTCTGGAGACAGATCGGCTAAGATTCGTACTTACAACTACGCACAAGGTCGTGTGACGGATCACAGAGTTGGTTTGACACTTTACGATCTAGGAAATATCATGAATGGTGACATTCAGAAAATTGTTGCCGAGTTACAATTGGTTAACAATATGGAGAAATTAAAAGAAGCTTCAGAGGTTTTCTAA
- a CDS encoding CHASE3 domain-containing protein has translation MKWIPNFNSSNSLRVIFVIAVFILLFLSSIAYKHNQDLNESSKLVMHTYEINIQLERLMSAIKDAETGQRGYIITRNARFLTPYIYSRDKVNTSFIRLKKLTADNPVQQQNLQNLFKLIIQRFVSFENCLKYSDPKTYDKRKLDNHMFGGRILMENIRFKVDEMNDIEKSYLSKRLKIYDAEISLSPLFSISLFLVALCFILLAYRQISRDIERLKVFNKKLLISNGLIAESEVIGKFSTWQWDLDSQKIDYSDNQFRLLGYEPNAFVPVKETFLDFVHPDDKETVSKSMEGILQNKQLPFVYYKIMLPSHEVRYFKTTGKLLTDQQGSKILLGINFDITDEHLLNIELQERNKELEKSNKELASFNHVASHDLQEPLRKIQTFISRVSDADKAVMSQSARDYIAKIEVSAKRMRVLIDDLLLFSRTNTTKKEFIKSNLNELLENAEAELIEIINEKKAVITASKLPKLAVIPYQIEQLFINLIGNSLKYSQPDITPQITIESEKVLSADYPDLLEQDVKKFHKITFTDNGMGFDPQFKETIFVLFQRLHSKTDYPGTGIGLAICKKIVDNHKGHIIADSTVNQGSVFTVFLPD, from the coding sequence ATGAAATGGATACCAAATTTTAATTCTTCAAACTCATTGAGAGTTATTTTTGTAATCGCAGTTTTCATTTTGTTATTTCTATCTTCTATTGCTTACAAACACAACCAGGATTTGAACGAATCCAGTAAGTTGGTAATGCATACGTATGAAATAAACATACAACTGGAACGATTAATGTCGGCGATTAAGGATGCCGAAACGGGTCAGCGTGGGTATATAATTACACGTAATGCCCGTTTTTTAACGCCTTATATTTATTCGCGAGACAAGGTAAACACTTCATTTATAAGGTTAAAAAAATTAACTGCTGATAATCCCGTTCAGCAGCAAAATCTTCAAAATCTATTCAAGCTGATTATTCAGCGTTTTGTTTCTTTTGAAAATTGCCTAAAATATAGCGATCCCAAAACATATGATAAACGAAAACTCGACAATCATATGTTTGGCGGTCGAATTCTGATGGAAAACATTCGTTTTAAGGTTGACGAAATGAACGATATCGAGAAAAGTTATTTATCCAAAAGATTAAAAATTTACGATGCCGAAATTTCATTAAGTCCACTCTTCTCTATTTCTTTATTTCTCGTTGCATTATGTTTTATTTTATTGGCTTACAGACAAATTAGCCGCGATATTGAACGCTTAAAAGTATTCAACAAAAAACTTTTAATTTCAAACGGACTTATTGCTGAATCTGAAGTTATTGGTAAATTCAGCACTTGGCAATGGGATTTAGACTCTCAAAAAATAGATTATTCAGACAATCAATTTCGTTTGTTAGGTTATGAACCAAATGCTTTTGTTCCTGTAAAGGAAACTTTCTTGGATTTTGTTCATCCGGATGATAAAGAAACTGTTTCTAAATCTATGGAAGGAATTCTTCAAAATAAACAATTGCCTTTCGTTTATTATAAAATAATGTTGCCGAGTCATGAAGTCCGATATTTTAAAACTACAGGAAAATTATTAACGGATCAACAAGGAAGTAAAATTCTACTTGGAATTAATTTTGATATTACAGACGAACATTTACTTAATATCGAACTTCAGGAACGAAATAAAGAACTTGAAAAAAGCAATAAAGAATTAGCTTCTTTCAATCACGTTGCAAGTCACGATTTACAGGAACCACTTAGAAAAATCCAGACTTTTATTTCGAGAGTATCAGATGCTGACAAAGCTGTTATGTCTCAAAGCGCAAGGGATTATATTGCAAAAATCGAAGTTTCGGCCAAAAGAATGCGTGTCCTTATTGATGATTTACTTTTATTTTCGAGAACTAATACAACCAAAAAAGAGTTTATAAAATCAAACTTAAATGAATTGCTCGAAAATGCAGAAGCTGAACTGATTGAAATAATTAACGAAAAGAAAGCGGTTATTACGGCTTCAAAATTGCCTAAACTGGCTGTAATTCCTTATCAGATCGAACAGCTTTTCATCAACTTGATTGGAAATTCTTTAAAATACAGTCAGCCGGATATTACACCACAAATTACAATTGAAAGTGAAAAAGTACTTTCGGCAGATTATCCTGATTTATTAGAACAAGATGTAAAGAAATTCCATAAGATAACTTTTACAGATAACGGAATGGGTTTTGATCCTCAGTTTAAAGAAACCATCTTTGTTTTGTTCCAACGTTTACATTCTAAAACTGATTATCCCGGAACCGGAATTGGGCTTGCAATTTGTAAGAAAATCGTAGACAACCACAAAGGTCATATTATTGCGGATAGTACTGTGAATCAAGGTTCTGTTTTTACTGTTTTTCTACCAGATTAA
- a CDS encoding type II toxin-antitoxin system HicB family antitoxin: protein MNTEKRIISVIIEKTSTGFSAYAREIDGLATVGSTISEIKANFNEVLQYHVEYLQEQGEKVTIADFDISYQVDLEQVFDYFSVINKSAFAEHYAGINQSLFRQYTKGLATLSSDKMLQISKGLHKLADELSDLTLV from the coding sequence ATGAATACAGAAAAAAGGATAATTTCGGTTATTATTGAAAAAACTTCTACAGGTTTTTCGGCTTATGCAAGAGAAATTGATGGATTGGCTACAGTAGGAAGTACAATATCTGAGATAAAAGCAAATTTTAACGAGGTCCTTCAATATCATGTAGAATATCTACAAGAACAAGGAGAAAAGGTTACAATCGCTGATTTCGATATTAGTTATCAAGTAGATTTAGAACAGGTATTTGATTATTTTAGTGTAATCAATAAATCAGCTTTTGCAGAGCATTACGCAGGAATTAATCAAAGTTTATTCCGCCAATATACTAAAGGTTTAGCAACTTTGTCGAGTGATAAAATGTTGCAGATTTCTAAAGGTTTACACAAATTAGCAGATGAGTTAAGTGATCTGACTTTAGTGTAA
- a CDS encoding CsbD family protein, producing the protein MNTTEIKGNWNELKGKLKQKYATLTDDDLMFAEGKEDEMYGRLQQKLGATKEEFHQILSDL; encoded by the coding sequence ATGAATACTACAGAAATAAAAGGAAATTGGAATGAGTTAAAAGGGAAATTGAAACAAAAATACGCAACTCTGACAGATGATGATTTGATGTTTGCCGAAGGAAAAGAAGACGAAATGTACGGAAGACTTCAGCAAAAATTAGGAGCAACAAAAGAGGAATTTCATCAAATCCTTTCCGATTTGTAA
- a CDS encoding porin family protein: protein MKLQSNFLCALTLFLTASFGMLHAQDNNVNTEFGVKGGFNMSNLYQNDANDDNVLYGFNAGVYATLPISDFVAIQPEILFTTKGAELDYNNVFASGNAKFRLNYIEVPLLVRVNITKNFNVHAGGYASYLVDSKVTGEGDVVFDQQIDTEDLNKFDAGLSAGVGVDFNPISIGLRYNYGLTTVGKERTFAGTTYTFPDAKNSNLTLYLSYKLN from the coding sequence ATGAAATTGCAATCAAATTTTTTATGCGCCTTAACCCTTTTTTTAACAGCTTCATTTGGAATGCTGCACGCTCAGGACAATAATGTCAACACCGAATTTGGTGTAAAAGGGGGATTTAACATGTCTAATCTATATCAAAATGATGCTAATGACGACAATGTATTATACGGTTTCAACGCCGGAGTTTATGCCACATTACCTATTTCAGATTTTGTAGCCATTCAACCAGAGATTTTGTTTACTACAAAAGGTGCTGAACTGGATTACAACAATGTTTTTGCAAGCGGAAATGCAAAATTTAGATTAAACTATATCGAAGTTCCTTTATTGGTAAGAGTTAATATCACTAAAAACTTCAACGTTCATGCCGGTGGTTATGCTTCTTACTTAGTAGATTCTAAAGTTACAGGTGAAGGAGATGTTGTTTTCGATCAACAAATTGACACTGAAGATTTGAACAAGTTTGATGCTGGTTTATCAGCAGGTGTCGGAGTAGATTTTAACCCAATAAGCATTGGTTTACGTTACAATTACGGTTTAACAACTGTTGGAAAAGAAAGAACTTTTGCAGGAACAACTTATACTTTTCCAGATGCAAAAAACAGTAATTTGACATTATACCTTTCGTATAAGTTAAATTAA
- a CDS encoding DUF4142 domain-containing protein: MKAIPPLKAAFIKAVFLLIIIVCMSSCRKTNPIETTLKNETFIKNEKEEIEAFFFIATANVSKTIISKSQIAQQKSSEIKIQELSKKIELNQSSLLEEVNKIANKKLIIITEINATHKRDLYDLIDVTDDAFKKAYLNSMSQSLNEQIDLFESISKETNDKTILKLVLQYLPEQYELLRETERINKEYI, translated from the coding sequence ATGAAAGCAATTCCCCCCTTAAAAGCAGCATTTATTAAAGCCGTTTTTTTATTGATAATAATAGTTTGTATGTCATCTTGCAGAAAAACTAATCCAATAGAAACAACTTTGAAAAATGAAACTTTTATAAAAAATGAAAAAGAAGAAATTGAAGCCTTTTTTTTTATTGCAACGGCAAATGTGAGTAAAACAATTATTTCGAAAAGTCAAATTGCACAACAAAAAAGTTCAGAAATTAAAATACAGGAATTAAGTAAAAAGATTGAGTTAAATCAAAGCAGTTTATTAGAGGAAGTAAATAAAATAGCCAATAAAAAGCTAATCATTATAACCGAAATAAATGCGACGCACAAAAGAGATCTTTATGATCTTATTGACGTAACGGATGACGCTTTTAAGAAAGCATATCTAAACTCAATGTCTCAATCTTTGAACGAACAGATAGATTTGTTTGAATCGATATCAAAAGAAACAAACGATAAAACAATTCTAAAGTTGGTATTACAGTATTTGCCTGAACAATATGAGCTCTTGAGGGAAACGGAGCGAATTAACAAAGAATATATCTAA
- a CDS encoding superinfection immunity protein, giving the protein MGRIGATELLIIVIPFLALYFLPALIALGRKKTNRTAIILLNLFLGWTFIGWIVSLVWACTTNNESQTIVVNNNSYSKEENFSDLQKNDFNEKLNSLQKLKDLLDSGVLSQEEFEQQKSKLLTS; this is encoded by the coding sequence ATGGGAAGAATTGGAGCAACAGAATTACTTATAATTGTAATTCCTTTTTTAGCACTTTACTTTTTGCCAGCTCTTATTGCTCTAGGTCGTAAAAAAACTAATCGTACTGCAATCATACTATTGAATCTCTTTTTAGGTTGGACATTCATTGGTTGGATAGTTTCATTAGTATGGGCTTGTACAACAAATAACGAATCTCAAACAATAGTAGTAAACAATAATTCTTATTCAAAAGAAGAAAACTTCTCAGATTTGCAAAAAAATGATTTTAATGAAAAATTAAATAGTTTACAAAAACTAAAAGATTTGTTAGATTCCGGTGTTTTATCTCAAGAAGAGTTCGAACAACAAAAATCAAAACTTTTGACTTCATAA
- a CDS encoding lmo0937 family membrane protein, translating into MSNLLYTIAVILVILWALGFFVYSLGSIIHILLVIAIIAILFRLIKGREI; encoded by the coding sequence ATGTCTAATTTATTATACACAATCGCAGTAATACTTGTTATTCTGTGGGCTTTAGGATTCTTTGTTTACAGCCTGGGAAGCATTATTCATATTCTGCTTGTAATTGCCATAATCGCAATACTATTCAGACTGATCAAAGGTCGCGAAATTTAA
- a CDS encoding response regulator: MQKNALYILLADDDEDDRLFFKDAFEEIKIQTNVDFVHDGMQLMDHLHDPENKLPDILFLDLNMPKKTGKECLIEIKKTERLKNIIIAIYSTSSSEEDIEDTFIQGANIYIKKPSDFNTLKKIINEVVTVNWHYHTSGLNRDNFLLRLK, translated from the coding sequence ATGCAAAAAAACGCATTATACATTTTATTGGCTGATGATGATGAAGATGATCGTCTTTTTTTTAAGGATGCTTTTGAAGAAATCAAAATACAAACTAACGTAGACTTTGTTCATGACGGAATGCAATTAATGGATCATTTACATGATCCTGAAAATAAATTGCCGGATATTTTGTTTCTGGATTTAAATATGCCTAAAAAAACGGGGAAAGAATGTTTAATCGAAATAAAAAAGACAGAACGTCTTAAAAATATTATCATTGCGATCTACTCGACTTCATCATCTGAGGAAGATATTGAAGACACGTTTATTCAGGGAGCCAACATTTATATCAAAAAACCAAGCGATTTTAACACGCTTAAAAAAATAATTAATGAAGTCGTGACCGTAAACTGGCACTATCATACCTCTGGGTTAAACCGTGATAATTTCCTGCTCCGACTAAAATAA
- a CDS encoding YtxH domain-containing protein → MKTSNTILGILGAAAAGAFLGVLFAPDKGSNTRKKISDKSKDYGDKAKTKFDGIVSSITSNGKDILEEGKAKFNQAKEDFNTIKDEAKTVKTNY, encoded by the coding sequence ATGAAAACGAGTAACACAATTTTAGGAATTTTAGGAGCTGCAGCTGCAGGAGCATTTTTAGGAGTTTTATTTGCACCGGACAAAGGTTCAAATACAAGAAAAAAAATCTCAGATAAATCGAAAGATTACGGAGATAAAGCAAAAACCAAATTTGACGGAATTGTAAGTTCAATTACTTCAAATGGTAAAGATATCCTTGAGGAAGGAAAAGCAAAATTTAATCAGGCAAAAGAAGACTTCAACACTATTAAAGACGAAGCAAAGACTGTAAAAACGAACTATTAA
- a CDS encoding helix-turn-helix transcriptional regulator: MKRTRKTEVPEVVKQLGIRIKDIIEDNKLKQREVASGAEMDVENLRKYINGSQEMKISTLFKIAKSLKINPSDLIKDL, encoded by the coding sequence ATGAAAAGAACAAGAAAAACTGAGGTTCCTGAAGTTGTAAAACAATTAGGAATCAGAATAAAAGATATAATAGAAGATAATAAACTTAAACAAAGAGAGGTCGCTAGTGGAGCTGAAATGGATGTAGAAAATTTACGAAAATACATCAACGGTTCTCAGGAAATGAAAATAAGCACTTTGTTTAAAATTGCTAAATCCTTAAAAATAAATCCTAGTGATTTAATTAAAGATTTATAA
- a CDS encoding DUF3825 domain-containing protein — translation MYESLTKKYKDQSPRKYFAHFPFNGEEGQTWETPFSYLSKMTRNQEEWNFKTEEFRNKYPNQNYPILTNYLNYTFLRVVEQNKIVYSKEKDKCCFNTGLQTKRGKDIFATFFKNGQAKDRNQCDWTFYAFIDSYSEKMQFYAPTPEIATYIDDANDLVFDTKLEIDTNLTHIVEQNIIRFPSILQGNAKMAENIILGSIQALKEKVKRNYKIAIPHWYEGKIQLLLPLVLTNEENLAELAFVIDKDKQRNIYRGKTILTMDMAYIDARLITKPDDDWLTP, via the coding sequence ATGTACGAAAGTTTAACAAAAAAATACAAAGATCAAAGTCCTAGAAAATATTTTGCCCATTTTCCATTCAACGGAGAAGAAGGACAAACTTGGGAAACTCCATTCTCTTATTTATCAAAAATGACACGAAATCAAGAAGAATGGAATTTTAAAACAGAAGAATTTAGAAATAAATATCCAAATCAAAATTACCCTATCCTTACAAACTATTTGAATTATACTTTTTTAAGAGTTGTAGAACAAAATAAAATTGTTTATTCAAAAGAAAAAGACAAATGCTGCTTTAATACCGGACTACAAACAAAAAGAGGTAAAGATATTTTTGCAACTTTTTTCAAAAATGGCCAAGCAAAAGATAGAAATCAATGCGACTGGACATTTTACGCATTTATCGACAGTTATTCAGAAAAAATGCAATTTTATGCTCCTACGCCTGAAATAGCAACATATATTGATGACGCAAATGATTTGGTTTTTGATACAAAACTAGAAATTGACACAAATTTGACACATATAGTTGAGCAAAATATTATTAGGTTTCCATCAATTCTACAAGGAAATGCAAAGATGGCGGAGAATATTATACTTGGCTCAATTCAAGCCTTGAAAGAAAAAGTTAAACGAAATTATAAAATTGCTATACCTCATTGGTATGAAGGAAAAATACAATTATTACTACCACTTGTATTGACAAATGAGGAAAACTTAGCGGAACTTGCTTTCGTAATAGACAAAGACAAACAACGTAATATTTATAGAGGCAAGACAATTTTGACTATGGATATGGCATACATAGACGCTAGATTAATTACAAAACCAGATGACGACTGGTTAACTCCATAA
- a CDS encoding DoxX family membrane protein, which produces MEKLIKIGRAFYGIGVVALGIHQIIIKNFRSEILSPFPAWANENAIFLILTGIALIFSGIIISGLFKIKSIDTKKVCLYLGFGFLFAIITSHLPYIIMLSADKTPDFQVWINALEELTYSGGAFVMAGSFTENIPAGGEKNFTTFLEKLIPCGRVFYSILMILFGLSHFAFANFIATMVPKWLPAPMFWTYFFGVALVIAGISIIFKILIKPIALLLALTLLLFFLFFHIPDAIANPSAGGGNEIVRAFVALLFCGIALVIALTNDRKTTIR; this is translated from the coding sequence ATGGAAAAACTTATTAAAATCGGCCGTGCATTTTATGGTATCGGTGTTGTTGCTTTGGGGATTCATCAAATTATTATCAAAAATTTTCGTTCAGAAATTTTATCTCCGTTTCCGGCTTGGGCTAATGAGAATGCTATCTTCCTTATTCTTACCGGAATAGCTTTGATATTTTCGGGAATTATCATTTCGGGATTATTTAAAATTAAATCTATAGACACAAAAAAAGTATGTCTTTATTTAGGTTTTGGTTTTCTTTTTGCAATTATCACTTCTCATTTGCCTTATATTATAATGCTTAGTGCAGATAAAACTCCCGATTTTCAGGTTTGGATAAATGCTCTCGAAGAATTAACTTATAGTGGTGGAGCGTTTGTAATGGCGGGATCATTTACAGAGAACATTCCTGCTGGAGGCGAAAAGAATTTCACAACATTTTTAGAAAAACTTATTCCGTGTGGGCGAGTTTTTTATTCGATTCTAATGATATTATTTGGATTGAGTCATTTTGCTTTTGCCAACTTTATCGCTACAATGGTACCAAAATGGTTGCCAGCGCCTATGTTTTGGACTTATTTTTTTGGTGTTGCTCTTGTCATTGCCGGAATTTCAATTATTTTCAAAATATTAATAAAACCAATTGCGCTTCTTTTAGCACTTACGCTTTTACTGTTTTTTCTATTCTTTCATATTCCTGATGCCATTGCAAATCCATCGGCAGGTGGCGGAAACGAAATTGTTCGTGCATTTGTTGCGTTGCTTTTCTGCGGTATTGCATTAGTAATTGCATTGACAAATGATCGTAAAACAACAATAAGGTAA
- a CDS encoding DUF5723 family protein — MKKALLLCCFLGSIFYADAQSYFGFRDDNYAGIQSVLFNPSAVVDSKYKADVTLFSASATGQNDLYGVNFPEVLGGGYDFDKEANKNIKNNNRGNFNVDILGPSFMLNITDEHSIAIFSRVRSISNLVNINGELFDEANKDTDLSKSFFITGGNPNVVTNSWAEIGASYGTILLNEEDHFIKAGITVKYLMAGTNGYINGSNLSVAFNKNDADPSLSEYNSTGTLKTAASYNYENGNDPKFNTAFGGVGLDLGFTYEYRTNCHTCRGNRYKFKAAVSVTDIGKLNYKNIIENTYDLTGKVTQADLDNADNIFDFFNSNYTKIATRKGVQANLPTTLHSNFDWNIDQRFYLNLSGDFGLIDAQKMNGTAIANSVTFTPRYETRQFSFYVPVTWMQYSGTQIGTGFRAGPLFIGSGSLISNLFSNNSKACNLYVGLKLPIYQNYN; from the coding sequence ATGAAAAAAGCTTTATTATTATGTTGCTTCTTAGGAAGCATTTTTTATGCCGACGCACAATCGTATTTTGGATTCAGAGATGATAATTACGCCGGAATTCAGAGTGTGTTATTTAATCCGTCTGCTGTTGTAGATTCTAAATACAAAGCTGATGTTACTCTTTTTTCAGCAAGCGCAACAGGACAAAATGATTTGTATGGAGTTAATTTTCCGGAAGTACTAGGCGGAGGTTATGATTTTGATAAAGAGGCGAATAAAAATATTAAGAATAATAATAGAGGAAATTTCAATGTCGATATTCTGGGACCTTCGTTTATGCTAAATATTACAGATGAGCATAGTATTGCGATTTTTTCAAGAGTACGAAGTATTAGTAATCTTGTAAATATAAACGGAGAACTTTTTGACGAGGCAAATAAGGACACTGATCTTTCAAAAAGCTTTTTTATAACAGGCGGAAATCCTAATGTGGTTACTAATTCCTGGGCAGAGATTGGAGCGAGTTACGGTACGATATTATTGAATGAGGAAGACCATTTTATCAAAGCCGGTATTACGGTTAAATATTTAATGGCGGGCACAAATGGTTATATTAACGGAAGTAATCTGAGTGTTGCTTTTAATAAAAATGATGCCGATCCGTCTTTGAGTGAATATAACTCGACCGGAACTTTAAAAACGGCTGCAAGTTATAATTATGAAAACGGAAACGATCCTAAATTTAATACTGCTTTTGGAGGAGTGGGACTTGATCTTGGTTTTACATATGAATATCGTACCAATTGCCATACTTGCAGAGGAAACAGATATAAGTTTAAAGCTGCCGTTTCGGTGACGGATATAGGGAAACTTAATTATAAAAACATTATCGAGAACACCTACGATCTAACCGGAAAAGTTACGCAGGCAGACCTTGATAATGCAGATAATATATTTGATTTTTTTAATTCAAATTATACTAAAATTGCAACTAGAAAAGGTGTACAAGCCAATTTACCAACTACTTTGCATTCTAATTTTGACTGGAATATTGATCAGCGATTTTATCTGAATTTAAGCGGCGATTTTGGCTTGATTGATGCTCAGAAAATGAACGGAACTGCAATTGCTAATTCGGTTACGTTTACGCCGAGATATGAAACCAGACAATTTAGTTTTTATGTACCAGTAACCTGGATGCAATATAGCGGTACTCAAATAGGAACCGGTTTTAGAGCTGGTCCATTGTTTATAGGTTCGGGATCTTTAATTTCTAATTTGTTTTCAAACAATTCCAAAGCATGTAATTTGTATGTTGGTTTAAAATTACCAATTTATCAAAATTATAACTAG
- a CDS encoding AraC family transcriptional regulator gives MKLFIKFDINTICSLYLKQNLEQQNINFTTLGFGEIEITDNLDANALETLKNNLSPCGFEIVENQKSVLVQKIKDAIIELVFMDDSNNYKSSVFLAEKLNHSYGYLSNVFSEVTYSSIENFIILQKIERAKQLIIINEMSLTEIAFLLNYSSVAHLSTQFKNTTGITPSAFQRIIKKRRENLK, from the coding sequence ATGAAACTATTTATAAAGTTCGACATAAACACCATTTGCTCTCTTTATTTAAAACAAAACCTGGAACAACAAAATATTAATTTTACAACTTTGGGGTTTGGAGAGATTGAGATTACCGACAATCTTGATGCAAATGCACTTGAAACTTTAAAAAATAATTTAAGTCCGTGTGGCTTTGAGATTGTAGAAAATCAGAAAAGTGTACTGGTTCAAAAAATAAAAGATGCTATTATTGAACTGGTCTTTATGGACGACAGCAATAATTATAAAAGTTCTGTGTTTCTTGCTGAGAAGCTAAATCACAGTTATGGTTATTTATCGAATGTTTTTTCGGAAGTAACCTACTCTTCTATTGAGAATTTTATCATTTTACAGAAAATTGAAAGAGCGAAACAATTAATTATTATTAACGAAATGAGTTTGACCGAAATTGCATTTTTACTAAACTATTCGAGTGTTGCACATTTGAGTACGCAGTTTAAAAATACAACTGGAATAACGCCATCGGCTTTTCAGAGAATAATTAAGAAACGCAGAGAAAATTTAAAATAA